In a single window of the Zea mays cultivar B73 chromosome 5, Zm-B73-REFERENCE-NAM-5.0, whole genome shotgun sequence genome:
- the LOC103626165 gene encoding probable protein arginine N-methyltransferase 3 produces MLSPLHCCHYKDRKSLFAAKAGESSVVAVDGSAKMASVATQVAKNNGMLYDENVEAEQKQGSAQVISVVHTKAEELNQKIQVPQNGFDLLVSEWMGYCLLYESMLSSVIYARDHFLKPGGAILPDTAMILGAGFGKGGTSLPFWENVYDFDMSCIGKEVTSTSARFPVVDVLSSQDIVTETAVLHVSSCNCAYLLRPRLNVLDLIVSWLKSY; encoded by the exons ATGCTCAGCCCACTGCACTGCTGCCATTACAAAGATAGAAAAAG TCTTTTTGCAGCTAAGGCTGGTGAATCTAGTGTTGTTGCTGTTGATGGGAGTGCAAAGATGGCTTCTGTGGCTACCCAA GTTGCAAAGAATAATGGTATGTTGTATGATGAGAACGTGGAAGCAGAACAGAAGCAAGGTAGTGCTCAAGTTATAAGTGTTGTACATACAAAGGCTGAAGAGCTAAACCAGAAAATACAAGTCCCACAAAATGGCTTTGACCTGTTAGTGAGTGAATGGATGGGATATTGCCTGCTGTACGAATCCATGCTAAGTTCTGTCATATATGCACGTGATCATTTTCTAAAACCTGGTGGTGCTATTCTTCCAGATACTGCAATGATT CTTGGTGCTGGCTTCGGGAAAGGTGGAACTAGCTTGCCATTTTGGGAAAACGTATATGACTTTGATATGTCATGTATTGGCAAAGAAGTAACTTCAACTTCAGCTCGATTTCCTGTAGTTGATGTACTGTCTTCTCAGGATATTGTGACAGAGACTGCTGTACTCCATGTAAGTTCCTGTAACTGTGCATATTTACTTAGGCCCCGTTTGAATGTACTAGATCTAATAGTTAGCTGGCTAAAAAGTTACTAG